Proteins encoded by one window of uncultured Draconibacterium sp.:
- a CDS encoding FecR family protein, which translates to MEIHKDSKAKIQNAKKFISLFWIKKEQLNADLKHDLWLKIRDFNGTYKNVNNPTQFKQFVRIAASFLVIISISSIVYLSLFNRGNEYNFSEANSPSNEENTVLTLASGEKIEVQKEQSNITIMENEVIMVDKTLHLNEIVESSDNKEYPLNELVIPYGKKTELELSDGTKVWLNAGSKFAFPQEFTGKKRKVYLDGEGYFEVAKNEKQPFVVSSENMNVEVLGTKFNMNSYSLDELSETVLLEGSVKVWNGNKLLNEKVQMIPNQKATFRTSQEEIIVESESEAENYIAWIEGLYKFKNQSLEQVFAKVGRYYNITFDYDSEKIRNALPISGKLDLKESFDEVMLSLSKVAQIEYEIDGKNVIIN; encoded by the coding sequence TTGGAAATTCATAAAGATTCAAAAGCCAAAATTCAAAATGCAAAAAAGTTTATTTCTCTTTTTTGGATAAAAAAAGAACAACTCAATGCAGATTTGAAACATGATCTTTGGCTAAAAATTAGAGATTTTAACGGAACCTACAAAAACGTAAATAATCCCACTCAGTTTAAACAATTTGTTCGAATTGCAGCCTCGTTTTTAGTTATAATTTCAATTAGTAGTATTGTTTATTTGAGTTTATTTAATCGGGGGAATGAATATAACTTTTCGGAAGCAAACAGCCCCTCGAATGAGGAAAATACAGTGCTAACACTGGCAAGTGGTGAAAAAATTGAAGTTCAAAAGGAGCAATCGAATATTACCATTATGGAAAACGAGGTAATAATGGTTGACAAAACATTACATCTTAATGAAATAGTTGAATCTTCTGATAATAAGGAATATCCACTAAATGAGCTTGTGATTCCATATGGTAAAAAAACAGAATTGGAATTATCAGATGGTACAAAAGTTTGGTTAAATGCGGGCTCTAAATTTGCCTTTCCACAGGAATTTACAGGAAAAAAACGGAAGGTGTATCTGGATGGAGAAGGTTATTTTGAGGTTGCAAAAAATGAGAAGCAACCATTTGTAGTCTCTTCGGAAAACATGAATGTGGAAGTATTAGGCACAAAGTTTAATATGAATTCGTACAGTTTAGATGAGTTATCAGAAACGGTTTTACTTGAAGGAAGTGTAAAGGTTTGGAATGGCAATAAGTTGCTAAATGAGAAGGTCCAGATGATCCCAAATCAAAAAGCTACTTTTCGAACTTCTCAAGAAGAAATCATTGTTGAATCTGAATCGGAAGCAGAAAATTATATTGCATGGATAGAAGGTTTGTATAAATTTAAAAATCAGAGTCTTGAACAAGTATTTGCAAAGGTGGGTAGATACTATAATATAACTTTTGATTATGACAGTGAGAAAATTAGAAATGCATTACCAATATCCGGGAAATTGGATTTGAAAGAATCATTTGATGAAGTGATGCTTTCACTTTCAAAAGTGGCGCAAATTGAATATGAGATTGATGGAAAAAATGTAATTATTAACTAA
- a CDS encoding sigma-70 family RNA polymerase sigma factor — protein MKKKTDKLIWREFLDEREDALSYIYHQNVDFLFFNGKRYTADEDLVLDVIQDLFYYIIRKRQSLGETDNIRIYLLKAFRRRLFEQLKKQSKQKDLEKDYSNESQIIFSIEERLILDEEVSENELKLKRGIENLNAKQREILFYKFTCGLDYQQICDIMSISYDTARQLVSRTIRDLKKHLISNGLILMTLLRRQGK, from the coding sequence GTGAAAAAGAAGACAGACAAATTGATATGGAGAGAATTCTTAGATGAAAGGGAGGACGCTCTTTCATATATTTATCACCAAAATGTTGACTTTCTTTTTTTTAATGGCAAAAGGTACACTGCAGATGAGGACTTAGTTTTAGATGTTATTCAGGACTTATTTTATTACATAATCAGGAAAAGACAGAGCCTTGGTGAAACGGATAACATCAGAATATACTTACTAAAGGCATTTCGTAGAAGACTTTTTGAGCAGCTTAAGAAGCAGTCTAAACAAAAAGATTTAGAAAAAGATTATTCAAATGAATCCCAAATAATTTTTTCAATCGAGGAGAGATTAATTTTAGACGAGGAAGTGTCGGAAAATGAATTGAAATTAAAAAGAGGAATAGAGAACCTAAATGCCAAACAGCGAGAGATCCTGTTTTACAAGTTTACTTGTGGATTAGACTATCAACAAATATGCGATATTATGTCAATCTCGTATGATACGGCAAGACAATTGGTTTCTCGCACTATTCGAGATCTGAAAAAGCATTTGATTTCCAACGGATTGATTCTAATGACACTGTTGCGTCGCCAGGGAAAATAA
- a CDS encoding nucleoside hydrolase-like domain-containing protein, which yields MKKELGFIVPLFVFFTACVTSGEKVESEIVSGKIESSLSKPRTIITTDGEVDDQDTYIRMLLYLNEFNVEGMVYSSSQWHWKGDGEGTLFTSEMENTARLYGERAELRWPGTTWMQEMIEKYATVYENLKRHDKNYPSPEYLKNIIKVGNIDFEGDMAEATEGSEFIKDILLDDEEGPVYVQIWGGTNTLARALKSIQEEYEGTEEWDAVYKKVSKKTFIYTVLDQDATYNKYVEPNWPEIRVIYNSAQFWSFAYMWPMVVPESLKPYMQGPWFSENILFDHGALLETYYTWGDGRQIEGDWDHTQGQMEQVEARGMNRYDFISEGDSPAYFYLMDFGLRAIEDPSYGGLGGRFVQSKTNPKRWKDGRDVTDLNPETGEKDSSYPQVRWIEVLQNDFAARADWCVSDFENANHAPVVKLKHDNDLTAKAGETIELQGIVTDPDRDDVSYKWWQYAEADTFDSNVKIENADAVNAKVLVPENAVAGETIHIILEVKDKGNPSLSRFERVIVTVV from the coding sequence ATGAAAAAAGAGCTTGGTTTTATTGTACCTCTATTTGTTTTTTTTACAGCCTGCGTTACTTCAGGTGAAAAAGTCGAATCAGAAATAGTATCAGGCAAAATTGAAAGTAGTTTAAGTAAACCACGTACAATTATCACAACTGATGGCGAGGTTGACGATCAGGATACTTACATCAGAATGTTATTGTATTTAAATGAGTTCAACGTTGAGGGAATGGTGTATAGTAGTTCACAATGGCATTGGAAAGGAGATGGCGAAGGAACACTATTTACTTCTGAAATGGAAAACACCGCACGTTTGTATGGTGAGCGAGCAGAACTGAGGTGGCCGGGAACAACCTGGATGCAGGAAATGATTGAAAAGTATGCTACAGTATACGAAAACCTGAAAAGGCACGATAAAAATTATCCTTCACCGGAATATTTGAAAAATATAATAAAGGTGGGGAATATTGATTTTGAAGGCGATATGGCTGAAGCAACCGAAGGATCGGAATTTATCAAAGATATTCTTCTCGACGATGAAGAAGGACCAGTGTATGTTCAAATCTGGGGTGGAACTAACACTTTGGCCAGAGCTTTAAAGTCCATTCAGGAAGAGTATGAAGGAACTGAAGAATGGGACGCTGTTTACAAAAAGGTTTCGAAAAAAACATTTATTTATACAGTACTAGACCAGGATGCAACGTATAATAAATATGTTGAACCTAATTGGCCTGAAATCAGAGTGATATATAATTCGGCACAGTTCTGGAGCTTCGCGTATATGTGGCCGATGGTTGTTCCTGAAAGTTTGAAACCGTATATGCAAGGACCGTGGTTTTCTGAAAACATTCTGTTCGATCATGGAGCTCTTCTGGAGACGTATTACACCTGGGGAGATGGTCGTCAGATCGAGGGCGACTGGGATCATACACAGGGGCAAATGGAGCAGGTTGAAGCACGGGGGATGAATCGATATGATTTTATTTCGGAAGGTGATTCTCCGGCGTATTTTTATTTAATGGATTTTGGTTTACGTGCAATTGAAGATCCCTCGTATGGAGGACTGGGGGGACGATTTGTTCAATCGAAAACCAATCCAAAACGCTGGAAAGACGGTAGGGATGTTACTGACCTGAATCCGGAAACTGGAGAGAAGGATTCATCGTATCCTCAGGTTAGATGGATTGAGGTGCTACAGAATGATTTTGCAGCGCGTGCAGATTGGTGTGTTTCGGATTTTGAAAATGCCAATCATGCTCCGGTTGTAAAACTGAAACACGATAATGATCTAACAGCAAAAGCCGGTGAAACCATTGAACTTCAGGGTATCGTAACCGATCCTGATAGAGATGATGTAAGCTATAAATGGTGGCAATATGCAGAGGCAGACACTTTCGATTCAAACGTTAAAATTGAGAATGCTGATGCTGTAAATGCAAAAGTGTTAGTTCCGGAAAATGCTGTTGCAGGTGAAACAATTCATATCATCCTCGAAGTGAAAGATAAGGGAAATCCCTCTTTAAGTCGGTTTGAAAGAGTTATTGTAACGGTCGTTTAA